The following are from one region of the Terriglobia bacterium genome:
- a CDS encoding integrase core domain-containing protein — translation MVASMSRAGNPYDNARCERFMQTLKQEEIHASAYRDLEHLRENLGDFIERYYNRKRLHSALGYRTPEEFEREQSQNQDQSLKVATVILTFGKANTLPGSGTGTQTPSPSPNPNPLLENNEGAL, via the coding sequence ATGGTGGCCAGCATGAGCCGAGCGGGCAATCCGTATGACAATGCTCGCTGTGAGCGGTTCATGCAGACGCTGAAGCAGGAAGAGATTCACGCCAGCGCGTATCGCGACCTGGAACATCTGCGGGAAAACCTGGGTGATTTCATCGAGCGTTACTACAACCGGAAACGGCTGCACTCGGCGCTGGGATACCGGACACCAGAAGAGTTTGAGCGCGAGCAGAGCCAAAACCAAGACCAAAGTCTGAAGGTGGCTACAGTAATTTTGACCTTTGGGAAGGCTAATACATTACCGGGATCGGGGACGGGGACTCAAACGCCGTCCCCTTCCCCGAACCCCAACCCCCTGCTGGAGAATAACGAGGGTGCATTATGA